Proteins found in one Diorhabda sublineata isolate icDioSubl1.1 chromosome 9, icDioSubl1.1, whole genome shotgun sequence genomic segment:
- the LOC130448700 gene encoding uncharacterized protein LOC130448700: MGSRIGGLSTVLPADKALAGVPRLLDDLRRLSEDTDSADIVFILGREEERVLAHRVIMMARCRSFQTAKRGEICRIPGCTVSPAAPGTPTPIRLPQTAPETFKQFLLYIYTGKILLQDNGIFEMMALAQELGVDELRNACEDHVTSTLSVPSACTFLSAAMDIHDKSPGGKAASGFVERCVSFIGENATECVRTNSFLNLPKEAVIKIISSDYLCLEEEDVWRAALGWAKYQAGVTQPTHHWTEEERARVCQYLSLVINHVRLLLIDSRVFAEEVEPTGAVPMELSLERYRHAALPSKYPEASEDQRLKPRISPHMFPGSSILGQDKSHFQRILNAWYGNSKQNWRLVYRASSHGYAASSFHRHCDGVSPTYVIVLGKRGEICGGFSDAAWGRPPGKSHYVHSDRAFIFTLYNHQDVPPTQFHLVKKPFAICYHPDSGPIFGAGADLLISSNCNTNMDSYSNLPHTYDGEGASPSVLMGDYNFMVADYEVFTPVISNSKINKTERYQ; this comes from the exons atgggTTCAAGAATAGGTGGTTTAAGTACTGTGCTACCAGCAGACAAAGCACTTGCAGGAGTTCCTCGTCTTCTTGATGATCTCCGAAGATTATCGGAAGATACCGATTCCGCAGATATTGTTTTCATTCTTGGAAGGGAAGAAGAAAGGGTATTGGCTCATAGAGTTATAATGATGGCAAG ATGTAGAAGTTTCCAAACTGCAAAAAGAGGTGAAATTTGCAGAATACCTGGGTGTACAGTATCACCTGCAGCTCCTGGTACCCCAACTCCTATTCGACTACCACAAACTGCTCCAGAAACATTTAAACAGTTCCTACTTTACATTTACACTGGAAAG ataCTCCTTCAAGATAAtggtatatttgaaatgatGGCGTTAGCTCAAGAATTGGGAGTTGACGAACTTAGAAATGCTTGCGAAGATCATGTTACTTCTACACTCTCGGTGCCATCTGCTTGCACATTTTTATCTGCAGCAATGGATATTCATGATAAATCTCCTG gtGGAAAAGCTGCATCTGGTTTTGTTGAAAGATGTGTTAGTTTTATTGGTGAAAATGCTACCGAATGTGTCCGAACTAATTCATTCTTGAATCTTCCGAAAGAAGCTGTGATTAAAATTATATCCTCTGATTAT TTATGTTTAGAGGAAGAGGATGTTTGGAGAGCTGCTCTAGGATGGGCAAAATATCAAGCGGGAGTTACACAGCCTACACATCATTGGACTGAAGAGGAAAGAGCCAGAGTTTGTCAATATTTATCTTTAGTTATAAATCATGTTCGTCTGTTGCTCATAG atAGCAGAGTGTTTGCCGAAGAAGTTGAACCTACTGGTGCTGTACCAATGGAATTGAGCTTGGAGAGATACCGTCATGCAGCTTTACCAAGTAAATACCCCGAAGCCTCTGAAGATCAACGTCTAAAACCTAGAATATCTCCACATATGTTTCCAGGATCCTCAATTTTGGGCCAAGACAAAAGCCATTTCCAGAGAATATTGAATGCTTGGTACGGAAATAGCAAACAAAATTGGAGGCTGGTTTATAGGGCCAGTAGTCATGGATATGCCGCATCTTCTTTTCACAGGCATTGTGATGGAGTTTCACCAACATATGTCATAGTATTA GGTAAAAGAGGAGAAATCTGCGGAGGATTTAGTGATGCTGCATGGGGAAGACCACCAGGGAAAAGCCACTACGTCCATTCAGACAGAGCATTTATTTTCACTCTATACAATCATCAAGATGTCCCTCCTACTCAATTTCATCTTGTAAAGAAACCGTTTGCAATATGTTATCATCCTGA TTCTGGTCCGATATTTGGAGCTGGCGCTGATCTTCTAATTTCAAGCAATTGCAATACTAACATGGACAGCTATTCAAATTTGCCACATACGTATGATGGAGAAGGAGCTTCGCCATCTGTTTTAATGGGAGATTACAACTTTATGGTAGCCGATTATGAAGTATTCACACCTGTAATctcaaattcgaaaataaataaaactgaaagatACCAATAA
- the LOC130448701 gene encoding probable small nuclear ribonucleoprotein E: MSFKPQKIQKVMVQPINLIFRFLQNRSRVQVWLYENINLRIEGHIIGFDEYMNLVLDDAEEVHMKTKNRRQLGKLMLKGDNITVIQDTAPPS, translated from the coding sequence ATGTCTTTCAAGCcgcaaaaaatacaaaaagtgaTGGTTCAACCCATCAACTTGATATTCCGATTCCTGCAGAATCGTTCCCGAGTACAAGTTtggttatatgaaaatataaacttGCGTATTGAGGGTCACATCATTGGCTTCGACGAATATATGAATCTCGTATTAGATGACGCTGAAGAAGTTCATATGAAAACCAAAAACAGAAGACAACTTGGAAAATTAATGCTGAAAGGAGATAATATAACAGTGATCCAGGATACGGCACCACCGAGTTAA